The nucleotide sequence GGCTCGAGACGTGAACCGGGTAGCTCGAGTATTCGACGCCCAGACGCTTCAGGCCGCCAGCTTCTTTCAAGATCGCCAGCACGGCGTCGCTCGATGCGGCACGCTGGTCGTTTCGCAGCGTGCAAAGCCACTGGGCTTCGTAGGTACGCACGTCGTCCGCAGCGGCGGTTTCTGGTGCTTCGTTTGGGGCGACCAGGCCCACGCGGCCATCGGCAAACAAGACAGCCGCCGGCGAGAACTTGAACTCGTAACGCGGGCCAACCAACCACTGCACATGTTCGTTATGCGTCACAACGATCGCGTCGAGCGATTGGCCTTCCAGGGTCGCTAACAAACGTTTCTGCCGACCACGGCAAGCTTCGACGTCGATTCCCAGCATGATGTCTTTTCTCCGCAATGATAGTATCGGTGGGGGTGGGCATGCATTGCCCCGGTCAACCTAACAGCCCAGCACCGCGATGAAAAGTACGGCCAGCCCGCAATTCGCCCACAACCCGTCCCATCGGGGTGGGCGCATAAGAAGAGCCGCCCCCGGGAAGGCGCGGCTCTTCAGTAGATCTTGAGGGTCTATCACTTCCGTCGAGCGATTAACCTTCCAGATCCGAGTTAAGGTCCCAGTCGGCGAACAGGTCGTCGACGTTGGTGGAATCGTCTTCGATGGCTGCGTAGTTGACGTCTTCCACGGCGTCGGCCAGCAGCAGCGAGGAGTCGTCGATGGTCAGCGTGGCGACAGCCGAGTCAATCTCGTCCATCTGCTGCTGTACTTCCGTCGACGACGAGGTGGTTACTCGTACACCGTTGCGTACCAGTTGATCGAACACAGCCGGAGTGATCGGGGCTTCGACGCCCGTGCGGCCACTGACCGTTTCGACATCGACCACGTCGTTGAAGACGAAGGTCATTGGCTGGTTGGTGATGATGGTCGCTGGAGCATCGTCGACAATCGTTTCGCTCGAAACGGAAGCGGCCGTCAGGGCAGCACCGCCAAGGTAAACGGTCGAGTTGGCCGTAGCCGAAGCGTAAGCCGTTTCCAGGATCTGAACGTCCAGAGCCGAGATCGTCTTGCGTTGACCTGGTTCCAGAGCAGCGTTCATCACGTCGCCGTTGTGTTCGATGTCGTCCAAGTGCTGAGCGTAGTCATCCAGCATCGCGACGAAGTCCGCCCCGATGAAGATCTGGTTGCCATCGAAGTCGGTCACGACGTTCTCAGCGAAGGCACTGTAGTGCGACATGAAGCCGTACAAGTGACCCAGTTCGTGCAGGATCACGGTATACAGGTCGTACTGACCTTCTGCCGGTCCGCCTTCCAGGTCGGTGCTCCAACCCAAGCCGGCACCGTCGTCGTCGATGGTCAGCACGCCGAAAGCTGGCATGCCATCTTCGTCCAGTTCCAGCAGTTGGGCTTCACCCAGTTGGGAGTCGCCGAAGTTCTTGACGACCAGCTTCACATCGATTGGTTCTTCCCAACCCAAGGCAGCTTGCCAGTCCGTGACGGCTTGATCGAAAACTTCCTGCAGGGTGTTTGGCCCGGCAACGTCGACGCTCGATCCGACCCAGGTCTGCGTGAATGCTTCTGGGTAGATGATCTTGTCGCCGTTGACACGGCTACGGCCCATGTTCTGCTGGAAGTAGCTGAAGTCTTGAACACCGACCTTACCGTCGTTGTTGAAGTCCATCAGATCGACAATCTTGCGATTGTCGGTCACCGACGAACGGCCCATCATCTGGGTCAGGATACTGAAGTCCTGCACGCCCACTTTGCCGTCGTTGTTGGCATCGTAAGCGACGCCCCAGACTTCCAGGTTTGGCGTAACGGTAACGGTCGCATCGCGTTCGCCGATGGCAGTCAGCATCAGCTTGGCACTCGAAACGGTAATATCGAGCGATTCCGACAGTTCGTCATCTTCCAGCGAAACGTCGATCCCGTCGCTACCGATCGATTCCAGCTTCACGCGGCCCAGCAGCACGAACTTGTCGCTACCCAGCGTCATGTTGCTCGACTGGCTACCCAGTCCGCTGATCGTGCCGGTTGCATCGTCGATGGTTCCGGTACGATTGAGCGACATCGACGAAGCGTATTCAATCTCGGTCGCGGTATAGAGGTCGGTGTTGTAGCCGAGGTCGACCAGGCCGCCGAAGATGCCTGCCGCGTCAGCCGTGTTGCCCCAGACTTCGACCCATAGCGAATCCCATTCGGTGGCAAACTTGGTATTGGTCGGCAGTTCGGCAACTTGACCATTGGCGTCGGTCGCGGTGCGTTCCTGGTTGACCGTGACGAAGACGCCAGACCCATCTTCCAGGACCTGACCGTCTTCTTCGTAAACGGTACCTCGCAGAGCAACACCCGAACCACCACCGTAGGTCGCGGTAACCGTGATGTCGGTCAGCAGGTTGTAAAGAGTTTCCGCAGTCGGACTTCCAGAGACACCAGTGTTCAATGTCAGGTAGTCGTTTAGAAGCGTGCGGAAGAAGTCGATTTCCAGCGTAAAGGCAGTTCCCGCTGCGTTGGAAGTCAGCTTACCCGTTTCCGTGGCATTGGCGCGACTTTCGACGGAGTACCCACCCAAACCGATTTGCGTGATCCCAGTCCGGCTTGAGTAACGAGCGACATCGAGCAAGCCACTGGCGAATTCGAGATCGATACCGTTGGTGCTAAACGTCGCACCCGCCGAAACCGTAGGATCGCCCGTTAAGGAAATCGTCGAACCAGCACCAAAACGCAACGTGGTTTCGCGAAGAGCATTCACGTAGTCGACGTCCTGGGCATTCTGTACTTCGAACCCGAAGTTACCTTCATCTAGGATATTGCCACTTCCTGGAATGTTTGGTTCCATTTCTCCTGCGTTGAGACCGAAGACCAACTCGCTGCCAATGATCGTCATGCTTGTCGGATTCATCGGGTCATCAAAGGTGACGTAGATCACACCGCTGACGTCGATAGCATTCGTGTTGTTGGCCTGAAGCGTGATCTGCGTGTTAGCAACCGAACTTCCGGTCGCACCGATCAATAAATTCGCTTGCCCGCTCGAAACGGTGAAGGTGTAGGCATCGACCACTTCGACACTAGGAGCCGTGACCGTCAACTGAGCTGGATTCAAATCTTCCAGGCTGAGGAGAGGCTGATTAACTGGCTTGCCGCCGGTGTCGCCGGTGTCGGCTGGTTCCATCGTAATCGACGTGCTGCCGCTGTAGTCGATCGAGATCAGATCACCGATCTGCGAACCACCCGAGTCGATGTCCTGCTTCGCAGTGAACTGCAGGTAACCGAAACGAACGTATTCGCCGTTGTAACCGATCGATTCGAAGTCGTCCGGAGCGTCGTCGATACCGAAGTAGGCATTGAACAACTTGATTTCGCCGGTCGTGTTGTTGACCGTTGGTGGATCCGAGTTGTTACCGGTACCGAATGGCAGGACAACACTGCTGGCGTCGGCGATGGTCAGGTAGGTGGTGTTGAACGTGAAATCGAGCAACACGTTGCGGAAACCTTCCAACCAGGCGTTGACGTAGTCGTCGGTCTCGGTGACCGATTCACGTGGCACGAAGCTGGTACCCCAGATTTCGACGAAGAACGTCTGGCCATCGGCGATCTGCGACAGGGCAGTTGGCAGTTCGTTTACCGAAATACCGGCCGTTTCCAGGGAACTGTTGGTTGGGCTGGCAACCGGGATGAACTGGAAGTCAACCGTATTCTTCAACGTGATGTCGACACCAACCCAAAGTGGATCGCTGGCCGACAGCATGCCGCTGGAGGTTTCGGTGGCGGTGATTTCCAGGAAGAAGGCCTGGCCAGAGCTCTTCAATGCTTCTGGCAAACCAACCTGATCGTTGAGGTCTGGTGTACGATCCTGCGTCGCATCGTAGTGACGGAAGACGATGATCAGTTCGTCGGTATTGTTGTCGTAGACAACGGTTTGAATGAAATCGAGCGACTGAAGGTAAGCCGCGTTGGCAACCGTCAGCGTCAGATTGTCGTTGTCCTGATCATTGAACTGCGAGCGGAACTGAGCTCCGTCGTAGCGTACTTCGTAGAAGGCATCGGCCGTACCAGCGTCGATCTGGTTGGTGTCCGATTCGTCAACCGTGCCCAGATTGAACGTCGCACCGGTTAATTCCGGAGCATCGTTCTTATCGTTGACCGCGATCGTCAGTTCCAACGTGTCGGTTGCTCCGGCAGCGTCTTCGACTTGAACAGTCAGGGTGTAGGACGGGGTGGATTCGAAGTCCAGTACCGAAGCGTCTGGAACCGTGATTTCGCCCGTCACGGAATCGATCACGAAGACACCGACCCCGGTACCACCGATGATCGAGTATTCGGCCGTGTCGCTATTGTCTTCATCGGTCGAAGCCACGGTACCAACCGAAACGTTGTCCAAGGCATCTTCGTCGACGCTGAAGTCGTTGGCACCGGTCGTGATCACAGGGGCTTCGTTGACGTTATTGATCGTCACCGTGATCAACTGTTCGACGTCGTTTCCGGCCGTATCGGTTGCTACGACGGTGAAGGTCAGTTCGGTGTTGGTCTCGTAGTCGAGAGCAGCCGAATCGATGATGCGAATTTCGCCGCTCGCGGAATCGATCGAGAAGGTCGTGTTCGGATCTTTGAAGGCGTAAGTAACCGTTTCGCCATCTTCGTCGGTCGCGTCGACATCGAAGATCACGTCGCTGCCATCAGGCGTGTTTTCGTCGAGATCGAAGTTGTCTGGCGTCTGGAAGACAGGAGCTGGATTCTTGCGAACCAGGATGTTCAGCACGATTCCGTTTGTGAAGCCAAGATCGCTGTTCGAATCGAGAGTGCCATCGCTGTAGTTAAAGGCCAACTGGAACAGCATTTCGTCTTCGGTGAAGTTGACCGGATTGGTCAGCGTCAGATTACCTGCCGAGTCGAGGGCGAAGAAAGCTTCACCACTCAGCCCATCGGTACGCTGGCTGAAGACGATCGTCGAGAGATCCATCGTTTCTGGATCGACATCGTCCAGCAGCGACAGAATGCTGCCAAGGTTCGTGAGGTTGTCGGCCGTATCGGTATCGACAAACTTGTAGCGAACGTCGAAGTTGTCGGTCGGGCTGCTGAAGATCGGCAGCTCGTTCATTGGGTTGATGGTGATCGTGATGTTGTCACTGACCGACTTGCCGCCTGGATCGGTTGCTTCGATCGTCAGCGTGATCTCGGCGTCGCCGTTGACCTGCAGTGCTTCGTAATCGAGCAGGGTTGGATCTTTGATCACCAACTGGTTGCCGACAATCTCGAAGGCTTCACTGCCTGGGGTATTTGCCAGGGTGTAGGTCAGATAGTTGACCTGGGCCGTGGTGTTGTCTGCGTCGGCGAACGAGTTGTTCAAGTTGTAGACAACTTCGCCAGCTTGAATGTTGTTGTCGTTGTCGTCAGCGTGCTGAACCAGTTCGTCAACCGAGACCGGCGAAGCAGGATCGCTGAAGGTTGGCGTGTCGTTCAGGTTGACCACGGTGATCGTGATCGCTCGGCGAACTTCGCCACCCAGGGCATCGCGAACAACCAGATCAACATCGAAGGTGCCGTTCGAAGCACCGAAGCTGTTGACGTAGTTGAACCGCAGGTTGTCCGCGTTAGCGAGGACCAGCGTGTACTCGCCATTGACCATATCGGCGTCGTCGGCCAGGGCAACATTGAAGAGTGCGGCCAACTCAGGACTCGTGAAAGAGGCATTCGGTTCAACCGTGTAGACCAGCGGGTTGTCCCCTTCCAGGTCGGTCGCCAGGATGTCGAGGTCCTCGTCAATGACGTCACCCACACCCAGGTTATTGGCTCCGCCATCTGGCAGGTTTTCATTGACGGTGATGACCGTACCTTCGGCTGG is from Bremerella sp. JC817 and encodes:
- a CDS encoding cadherin domain-containing protein — translated: MKNTTPVRDNTLVSKKLRKSLRRSRAMNLETLEIRDLLAANTLDIVDNLDIDTVGGTRDLQLEVDPTSGSGIVALRIHGTSGSLNPDVPLVFIQDADRNNPANHIPLISAMADVNGTTDSYVLFEVAPGDKFTIQVGGSSGTGGFTAEVMLFGSTDSIATVTEYEYMQAVAAELQGRGVGNHNTAAYFMATYGINFNESQYNVAFDSNMNGKVDGFEVGYVQKNMQGGGTIIVDLIGDNEAPEVEAAVVVDTGTSATDNITSDTTGISGTVTDFSRIVSAVVSIQGGSGSIDLANTVSPPTISALTQTDSEITFTLSTADLDALLASGSVVDGGTFTLLITTEDELGNVSVTPFSLDFNFDTTAPAQPVAPDLVASSDSGASDTDNITNDSTPTITVTTEPGASVGFYFDNILRATVVADAAGVATLTPTVGIVQGTYIVTVRSTDVAGNESVVSNGLTITIDNLDPTPFSNLDLTNDSGIDDNLTDQAIATFSGQTEENVLVEILQDGNVLASTTADGTGAFSFSAADNLTLDLGVNSFVFRATDTAGNTTTEAFVVYRNTLPTIPPNQNLYVEENSTQGTSLSNVSATDGDDGNETLTFEIVSIDGVTYDGSLFVINPTTGEVTVAANADLDFEDPANGDHQFNLEIRVTDSYGNGTGNGSLSVTQLVVVNVTDVNEAPVISNTVDEYEIPESSAPGTVVVDIDATDVDAADTVLAYSLSGADANLFEIDSDGVITVKAGAVLDYETDNSFDVTVTVTDQGGPEGAGFELTDTFDITITLGDVNEAPVITSGNSFSVDENTEDDVVFGTVTATDEDADDTSLNYTIIGGTGQAYFAIDPATGEISVLDNSILDYESGVTSYTLEIQVYDQVVSPETGTVMTATQIVTVNINDINDAPTTTLTGTFEIPEDAQVGDVVTTDGSTDADLNAFFADEDAGQTLSYQIVGGDPNNYFAIVSDGNGGFNIVVNQLGGFDEETPALSSYTLMIEATDTGNPARTVTGTVTVDVTNVNELPAANTVDLGSVRYNSVDEAGEVGSVVKTIGLVDPDVGGTLSYEDFSANSYFTVNEFGQVVLTNEIPSGVLVNDELEVTLNNVVVTDNDGAFKTITVTFKVVVNSPPEFVANSPAEGTVITVNENLPDGGANNLGVGDVIDEDLDILATDLEGDNPLVYTVEPNASFTSPELAALFNVALADDADMVNGEYTLVLANADNLRFNYVNSFGASNGTFDVDLVVRDALGGEVRRAITITVVNLNDTPTFSDPASPVSVDELVQHADDNDNNIQAGEVVYNLNNSFADADNTTAQVNYLTYTLANTPGSEAFEIVGNQLVIKDPTLLDYEALQVNGDAEITLTIEATDPGGKSVSDNITITINPMNELPIFSSPTDNFDVRYKFVDTDTADNLTNLGSILSLLDDVDPETMDLSTIVFSQRTDGLSGEAFFALDSAGNLTLTNPVNFTEDEMLFQLAFNYSDGTLDSNSDLGFTNGIVLNILVRKNPAPVFQTPDNFDLDENTPDGSDVIFDVDATDEDGETVTYAFKDPNTTFSIDSASGEIRIIDSAALDYETNTELTFTVVATDTAGNDVEQLITVTINNVNEAPVITTGANDFSVDEDALDNVSVGTVASTDEDNSDTAEYSIIGGTGVGVFVIDSVTGEITVPDASVLDFESTPSYTLTVQVEDAAGATDTLELTIAVNDKNDAPELTGATFNLGTVDESDTNQIDAGTADAFYEVRYDGAQFRSQFNDQDNDNLTLTVANAAYLQSLDFIQTVVYDNNTDELIIVFRHYDATQDRTPDLNDQVGLPEALKSSGQAFFLEITATETSSGMLSASDPLWVGVDITLKNTVDFQFIPVASPTNSSLETAGISVNELPTALSQIADGQTFFVEIWGTSFVPRESVTETDDYVNAWLEGFRNVLLDFTFNTTYLTIADASSVVLPFGTGNNSDPPTVNNTTGEIKLFNAYFGIDDAPDDFESIGYNGEYVRFGYLQFTAKQDIDSGGSQIGDLISIDYSGSTSITMEPADTGDTGGKPVNQPLLSLEDLNPAQLTVTAPSVEVVDAYTFTVSSGQANLLIGATGSSVANTQITLQANNTNAIDVSGVIYVTFDDPMNPTSMTIIGSELVFGLNAGEMEPNIPGSGNILDEGNFGFEVQNAQDVDYVNALRETTLRFGAGSTISLTGDPTVSAGATFSTNGIDLEFASGLLDVARYSSRTGITQIGLGGYSVESRANATETGKLTSNAAGTAFTLEIDFFRTLLNDYLTLNTGVSGSPTAETLYNLLTDITVTATYGGGSGVALRGTVYEEDGQVLEDGSGVFVTVNQERTATDANGQVAELPTNTKFATEWDSLWVEVWGNTADAAGIFGGLVDLGYNTDLYTATEIEYASSMSLNRTGTIDDATGTISGLGSQSSNMTLGSDKFVLLGRVKLESIGSDGIDVSLEDDELSESLDITVSSAKLMLTAIGERDATVTVTPNLEVWGVAYDANNDGKVGVQDFSILTQMMGRSSVTDNRKIVDLMDFNNDGKVGVQDFSYFQQNMGRSRVNGDKIIYPEAFTQTWVGSSVDVAGPNTLQEVFDQAVTDWQAALGWEEPIDVKLVVKNFGDSQLGEAQLLELDEDGMPAFGVLTIDDDGAGLGWSTDLEGGPAEGQYDLYTVILHELGHLYGFMSHYSAFAENVVTDFDGNQIFIGADFVAMLDDYAQHLDDIEHNGDVMNAALEPGQRKTISALDVQILETAYASATANSTVYLGGAALTAASVSSETIVDDAPATIITNQPMTFVFNDVVDVETVSGRTGVEAPITPAVFDQLVRNGVRVTTSSSTEVQQQMDEIDSAVATLTIDDSSLLLADAVEDVNYAAIEDDSTNVDDLFADWDLNSDLEG